A window of the Acidovorax sp. YS12 genome harbors these coding sequences:
- the earP gene encoding elongation factor P maturation arginine rhamnosyltransferase EarP, with translation MNADSTTAPLRWDIFCQVIDNFGDIGVCWRLAADLGTRGHTVRLWTDDASALAWMAPGGAPGVQVRAWPQAAPADGPGDVVVEAFGCEIAPGFIAATACAARARARKPLWINLEYLSAESYVERCHRLPSPLMDGPGAGLTRWFFYPGFTAATGGLLREPGLPARQAAFDRARWRTRQGIAPGELAVSLFCYEPPALPALLAVLEHAPSHLLVTPSRATAAVQAIESQNGLKPLPGKRMQLTFSYLAPCAQPHFDEMLWACDLNFVRGEDSLVRALWAGQPFVWQIYPQHDDAHHAKLHAFLDWLQAPPTLRRWHAQWNGLEPAAALPPLDSSTLAEWRGCARAARHRLLAQPDLLTQLLGFVAEKS, from the coding sequence ATGAACGCCGACTCCACCACCGCGCCGCTGCGCTGGGACATCTTCTGCCAGGTCATCGACAACTTCGGCGACATCGGCGTGTGCTGGCGCCTCGCAGCCGACCTGGGGACGCGCGGCCACACCGTGCGCCTGTGGACCGACGACGCCAGCGCCCTGGCCTGGATGGCGCCCGGCGGCGCGCCCGGCGTGCAGGTGCGCGCCTGGCCCCAGGCCGCGCCCGCCGACGGCCCGGGCGATGTCGTGGTGGAAGCCTTCGGCTGCGAGATTGCTCCCGGATTCATAGCTGCCACCGCTTGCGCAGCAAGGGCTAGAGCCCGAAAACCCTTGTGGATCAACCTCGAATACCTGAGCGCCGAGAGCTACGTGGAGCGCTGCCACCGCCTGCCCTCCCCCCTCATGGACGGTCCAGGCGCGGGACTGACGCGCTGGTTCTTCTACCCGGGCTTCACCGCCGCCACCGGCGGACTGTTGCGCGAACCCGGCCTGCCCGCGCGCCAGGCAGCGTTCGACCGCGCACGCTGGCGCACGCGCCAGGGCATCGCGCCGGGGGAACTCGCCGTGTCGCTGTTCTGCTACGAGCCACCCGCCCTGCCCGCCTTGCTGGCGGTGCTGGAGCACGCCCCCTCCCACCTGCTGGTCACCCCGAGCCGCGCCACCGCCGCGGTGCAGGCGATTGAGAGCCAAAACGGCCTCAAACCCTTGCCAGGCAAGCGCATGCAGCTCACATTTTCATACCTCGCACCGTGCGCCCAGCCCCACTTCGATGAGATGCTCTGGGCCTGCGACCTGAACTTCGTGCGTGGCGAAGACTCGCTGGTGCGCGCGCTCTGGGCCGGCCAGCCCTTCGTGTGGCAGATCTACCCGCAGCACGACGACGCACACCACGCCAAGCTGCACGCCTTTCTCGACTGGCTGCAGGCCCCGCCCACGCTGCGCCGCTGGCACGCTCAATGGAACGGACTAGAGCCCGCTGCTGCCCTGCCGCCGCTGGACAGCAGCACCTTGGCGGAATGGCGCGGCTGCGCGCGCGCGGCACGGCACAGGCTGCTGGCACAGCCGGATTTATTGACCCAGCTACTGGGGTTTGTAGCGGAAAAAAGCTAA
- the uvrC gene encoding excinuclease ABC subunit UvrC, with the protein MHEAHSEELLAQVAALPPLPGVYRYFDAAGTLLYVGKARNLKKRVGSYFSKNHGGTRIGHMVGKITRLETTVVRSEAEALLLENNLIKSQHPKYNILFRDDKSYPFLKITGVAALDGQGAAPGQRFPRMAYYRGAIDKRHRYFGPYPNGWAVKETIQLLQKVFRLRTCEDTVFANRTRPCLLFQIKRCTAPCVGLVSPEAYAVDVQGAEALLRGHAQELLQGLEARMLAHAEKLEFEQAAELRNQMQALARVLHQQAIETADDKDVDILAVRVQGGRACVNLAMVRGGRHLGDRPYFPVHVDDAAALYAPEDGAEDAAPPPVEQQVLAAFIAQHYLGVPMPPVLVVGEPVDKGLLDALAQQTGQRAAAVHQPREQRRAWLDMAQQNADIQLARLLAEEGSQQARTRALAEALDLPVESLDALVIECFDISHTAGEATQASCVVFHHHKMQSSEYRRFKIEGITGGDDYAAMRQVLQRRYRPVAEAQREAGGAEPQAGKARLPDLVLVDGGKGQVAMAREVFTELGLDLTRIVGVEKGEGRKVGLEELVFADGREKVYLGRDSAALMLVAQIRDEAHRFAITGMRAARAKVRVGGSRLEDIPGVGPRKRARLLQRFGGVRGVQDASVEDLATVEGISLALADTIYRALR; encoded by the coding sequence ATGCATGAAGCGCACTCCGAAGAACTGCTGGCGCAGGTGGCCGCCCTGCCGCCGCTGCCCGGCGTCTACCGCTATTTCGACGCCGCTGGCACGCTGCTCTATGTGGGCAAGGCGCGCAACCTGAAAAAGCGCGTGGGCAGCTATTTCAGCAAGAACCACGGGGGCACGCGCATCGGCCACATGGTTGGCAAGATCACGCGGCTGGAGACCACCGTGGTGCGCTCCGAGGCCGAGGCGCTGCTGCTGGAGAACAACCTCATCAAGTCGCAGCACCCCAAATACAACATCCTGTTCCGCGACGACAAGAGCTACCCCTTCCTGAAGATCACCGGCGTGGCCGCGCTTGATGGCCAGGGCGCCGCGCCGGGCCAGCGCTTTCCGCGCATGGCGTACTACCGCGGCGCCATCGACAAGCGCCACCGCTACTTCGGCCCGTACCCGAACGGCTGGGCGGTGAAGGAAACCATCCAGTTGCTGCAGAAGGTGTTCCGCCTGCGCACCTGCGAGGACACGGTGTTTGCCAACCGCACGCGGCCCTGCCTGCTGTTCCAGATCAAGCGCTGTACGGCGCCGTGCGTGGGCCTGGTATCGCCCGAGGCCTACGCGGTGGACGTGCAGGGCGCCGAGGCCCTGCTGCGCGGCCATGCCCAGGAGCTGCTTCAAGGGCTGGAGGCGCGCATGCTCGCACACGCGGAAAAGCTGGAGTTCGAGCAGGCCGCGGAGCTGCGCAACCAGATGCAGGCGCTGGCGCGCGTGCTGCACCAGCAGGCCATCGAGACAGCCGACGACAAGGACGTGGACATCCTGGCCGTGCGCGTGCAAGGTGGGCGCGCCTGCGTCAACCTGGCCATGGTGCGTGGCGGGCGGCACCTGGGCGACCGGCCGTACTTCCCGGTGCACGTGGACGACGCGGCGGCGCTGTACGCGCCCGAGGACGGCGCCGAGGACGCAGCGCCCCCGCCGGTCGAGCAGCAGGTGCTGGCCGCCTTCATCGCGCAGCACTATCTGGGCGTGCCCATGCCGCCGGTGCTGGTGGTGGGCGAACCCGTGGACAAGGGCCTGCTGGACGCGCTCGCGCAGCAGACCGGCCAGCGCGCGGCGGCGGTGCACCAGCCGCGCGAACAGCGCCGCGCCTGGCTCGACATGGCGCAGCAGAACGCCGATATCCAGCTTGCGCGCCTGCTGGCCGAGGAAGGCTCGCAGCAGGCGCGCACGCGCGCGCTGGCCGAGGCGCTGGACCTGCCGGTGGAGAGCCTGGATGCGCTGGTGATCGAATGCTTCGACATCTCGCACACGGCGGGCGAGGCCACGCAGGCGTCGTGCGTGGTGTTCCACCACCACAAGATGCAAAGCAGCGAATACCGCCGCTTCAAGATCGAGGGCATCACCGGGGGCGACGACTACGCCGCCATGCGCCAGGTGCTGCAGCGCCGCTACCGCCCCGTGGCCGAGGCGCAGCGCGAGGCCGGCGGTGCCGAGCCACAGGCCGGCAAGGCGCGCCTGCCCGACCTGGTGCTGGTCGATGGCGGCAAGGGCCAGGTGGCCATGGCGCGCGAGGTGTTCACCGAGCTGGGGCTGGACCTGACGCGCATCGTCGGCGTGGAGAAGGGCGAGGGCCGCAAGGTCGGCCTGGAGGAACTGGTGTTCGCCGACGGGCGCGAGAAGGTCTACCTGGGGCGCGACTCCGCCGCCTTGATGCTGGTGGCGCAGATCCGCGACGAGGCCCACCGCTTCGCCATCACCGGCATGCGCGCGGCGCGCGCCAAGGTGCGCGTGGGTGGCAGCCGGCTGGAGGACATTCCCGGGGTCGGCCCGCGAAAGCGCGCGCGCCTGCTGCAGCGCTTCGGCGGCGTGCGCGGCGTGCAGGACGCGAGCGTGGAAGACCTGGCCACGGTGGAGGGCATCTCGCTGGCGCTGGCCGACACCATTTACCGTGCGCTGCGCTGA
- the pgsA gene encoding CDP-diacylglycerol--glycerol-3-phosphate 3-phosphatidyltransferase, whose translation MFFTIPTLMTWTRIVAIPLIVGVFYAPIEPATRNLIATLMFMVFAATDWLDGFLARKLNQASAFGAFLDPVADKFLVCASLLVLVHLGRTDVFVALIIIGREIAISALREWMAQIGASKSVAVHMIGKLKTTAQMVAIPFLLYDGRVLGIDTGLWGMVLIWVAAVLTVWSMVYYLQKALPEIRARVK comes from the coding sequence ATGTTCTTCACCATCCCCACCCTGATGACCTGGACGCGCATCGTCGCGATTCCGCTGATCGTCGGGGTGTTCTACGCGCCCATCGAGCCGGCCACGCGCAACCTCATCGCCACGCTGATGTTCATGGTGTTCGCCGCGACCGACTGGCTCGATGGCTTCCTGGCGCGCAAGCTCAACCAGGCCTCCGCGTTCGGCGCATTCCTTGACCCGGTGGCCGACAAGTTCCTGGTGTGCGCGTCCCTGTTGGTGCTGGTGCACCTGGGGCGCACGGACGTGTTCGTGGCGCTCATCATCATCGGACGTGAGATCGCCATCTCCGCGCTGCGCGAATGGATGGCGCAGATCGGCGCGAGCAAGAGCGTGGCCGTGCACATGATCGGCAAGCTCAAGACCACGGCCCAGATGGTGGCCATCCCGTTCCTGCTCTATGACGGCCGGGTCCTGGGTATCGATACCGGCCTGTGGGGCATGGTGCTGATCTGGGTGGCGGCCGTGCTCACGGTGTGGTCCATGGTCTACTACCTGCAGAAGGCGTTGCCGGAGATCAGGGCACGCGTCAAATGA